From a single Molothrus ater isolate BHLD 08-10-18 breed brown headed cowbird chromosome Z, BPBGC_Mater_1.1, whole genome shotgun sequence genomic region:
- the LOC118699632 gene encoding cryptic protein-like: protein MQQPEVEGSGHLPSAQALPEDLTAISGCRKMYWGNHVRILFTVTLVWQAVHLEKSPVKEERKEVVKGLNATAQKQQPKYEGTFTNALSDMNQSYESRKQQSSRSLVPFTGITESKKLNRRCCQNGGTCILGTFCACLKHFTGRYCEYDERLGNCGSIPHGIWVLKDCWLCRCGYGTLHCLSEIRQSNCELTSETEEIIRLYSNGLRLQQTVFSVTCLLAILWSSASWQL from the exons ATGCAACAGCCTGAAGTAGAGGGCTCTGGACATCTTCCTTCTGCTCAAGCTCTCCCGGAGGACCTCACGGCTatttctggctgcaggaaaATGTACTGGGGAAATCATGTTAG aattctTTTCACTGTGACTCTGGTCTGGCAGGCTGTTCATTTAGAAAAAA GCCCTGTAAAAGAAGAACGGAAAGAAGTTGTGAAAGGTCTCAATGCTacagcacaaaagcagcagcccAAGTACGAAGGGACATTTACAAACGCGCTCAGTGATATGAATCAGAGTTACGAAAGTAGAAAGCAACAGAGTTCCAGGTCTTTAGTACCTTTCACTGGAATTACAGAGA GTAAAAAACTGAACAGACGCTGCTGCCAGAATGGAGGGACTTGTATCCTGGGGACCTTCTGTGCCTGTCTGAAGCACTTCACCGGCAGATACTGTGAATATGATGAGCGGctagg AAACTGCGGCAGCATTCCCCACGGCATCTGGGTGCTGAAGGACTGCTGGCTTTGTCGGTGTGGCTATGGTACACTGCACTGTCTCTCAGAAATAAGGCAGAGTAACTGCG aacTGACATCGGAAACAGAGGAAATTATCAGACTGTATTCTAATGGTTTAAGATTACAGCAAACAGTGTTTTCAGTCACTTGCCTGCTCGCCATCCTCTGGAGTTCTGCTAGCTGGCAGCTGTGA